One stretch of Chryseobacterium sp. LJ668 DNA includes these proteins:
- a CDS encoding translation initiation factor: protein MDLRDQLKNLFPEHEEQDFQMPEAEFKQREPLVCKFEKKGRNGKPVTIVEGWEGSEEDLKRISKKIKTTLGIGGSEKDGTIIIQGDNRDKIMAILKDMGFKTKRVGG, encoded by the coding sequence ATGGATTTACGTGATCAACTCAAAAACCTTTTTCCTGAGCATGAAGAGCAGGATTTTCAGATGCCTGAAGCAGAATTTAAGCAGAGAGAACCTTTGGTGTGTAAGTTTGAAAAGAAAGGCAGAAACGGAAAACCCGTAACTATTGTAGAAGGTTGGGAAGGCAGTGAGGAAGATTTGAAAAGAATCTCAAAAAAAATAAAAACCACATTGGGAATTGGTGGTTCTGAAAAAGATGGAACTATTATCATCCAAGGTGATAACCGTGATAAAATCATGGCGATTCTGAAAGATATGGGTTTTAAAACAAAAAGAGTCGGTGGATAA
- the map gene encoding type I methionyl aminopeptidase yields MIQLKTIDEIRLMRESAQLVSRTLGMLAKEIKPGITTLYLDKLAHDFIKDHGAEPAFLGYGGFPYSLCISPNDQVVHGFPNKDEIKEGDVLSVDCGAVLNGFVGDHAYTFEIGEVKPEIKKLLRVTKESLYKGIEQCVRGKRIGDISHAIQNYCEKEGFGVVRELVGHGLGRKMHEEPNVPNYGKQGSGKVIKDGLTIAIEPMVNMGTEKVKFHNDGWTVTTLDNLTSAHFEHDVAVVNGKPVLLSTFKYVYEALGIESDEEQPFQMDF; encoded by the coding sequence ATGATTCAATTAAAAACAATAGACGAGATTCGTCTGATGAGAGAAAGTGCTCAGTTGGTTTCCAGAACACTGGGAATGCTGGCTAAAGAAATCAAGCCCGGGATTACTACTTTATATTTAGATAAATTGGCGCATGATTTTATCAAAGATCACGGTGCAGAACCGGCATTTTTAGGATATGGAGGCTTTCCGTATTCACTTTGTATCTCACCTAACGATCAGGTGGTGCACGGTTTTCCGAATAAAGATGAGATCAAAGAAGGTGATGTGCTTTCTGTAGATTGTGGCGCTGTTTTGAACGGTTTTGTAGGTGATCATGCTTACACTTTTGAAATTGGAGAAGTAAAACCTGAGATCAAAAAACTACTGCGGGTGACCAAAGAATCTTTGTACAAAGGAATCGAGCAGTGTGTAAGAGGTAAAAGAATAGGAGATATCTCTCATGCTATTCAGAACTATTGCGAAAAGGAGGGTTTTGGCGTTGTAAGAGAATTGGTAGGACACGGACTAGGTAGAAAAATGCATGAAGAGCCAAATGTTCCAAACTACGGAAAACAGGGAAGTGGTAAGGTCATCAAAGACGGTTTAACAATTGCAATAGAGCCGATGGTGAACATGGGAACCGAAAAGGTGAAATTTCATAATGACGGTTGGACGGTAACTACGCTTGACAATCTTACCTCAGCGCATTTTGAGCATGATGTTGCGGTGGTAAATGGGAAACCAGTTTTACTCTCTACCTTTAAATATGTTTACGAAGCTTTAGGAATCGAAAGTGATGAAGAACAGCCATTTCAAATGGATTTTTAA
- a CDS encoding acyl-ACP desaturase — translation MYNKLVRKEVMSILEKEVGSFLDKFLTPIEKIWQPSDYLPDPSSDNFKYDLDEIQTFAREMPYDLFVTLIGDCITEEALPSYESWLMGVDGVDQEEKVGWANWVRSWTGEENRHGDLLNKYLYLCGRVNMREVEITTQYLISDGFDLGTSMDPYRNFVYTSFQETATNISHRRVGTLAKQSGNGKLAKMCGVIAADEARHAKAYKHFVAKILELDPSEMILAFEDMMRKKIVMPAHMMRQSGQKAGELWGHFSDAAQRCMVYTGQDYINIMKELLDEWKIEHITGLTETAEKAQEYLMKLPSRLQKITDRVSTPDLQFQFSWVKK, via the coding sequence ATGTACAATAAGCTTGTAAGAAAAGAGGTAATGAGTATTTTGGAAAAGGAAGTTGGTTCTTTTCTGGATAAATTTTTAACACCAATTGAAAAAATCTGGCAGCCGTCAGATTATTTACCGGATCCTTCAAGTGATAATTTTAAATATGATTTGGATGAAATCCAGACTTTTGCACGTGAGATGCCTTATGATCTCTTTGTAACTTTAATTGGTGACTGTATTACTGAAGAAGCGCTGCCATCCTACGAATCTTGGTTAATGGGCGTTGACGGTGTAGATCAGGAAGAAAAAGTAGGCTGGGCAAACTGGGTAAGATCATGGACAGGTGAAGAAAACCGCCACGGTGACTTATTAAACAAATATCTTTATCTGTGTGGAAGAGTCAACATGAGAGAAGTGGAGATCACAACACAATATTTAATAAGCGATGGTTTTGATTTGGGGACAAGCATGGATCCTTACAGAAACTTCGTCTATACAAGTTTTCAAGAAACTGCAACTAATATTTCTCACAGAAGGGTAGGAACATTGGCAAAGCAGTCCGGAAACGGAAAATTAGCAAAAATGTGCGGTGTAATTGCAGCAGATGAGGCAAGACATGCTAAAGCTTACAAGCACTTTGTAGCAAAAATTCTTGAACTTGATCCTTCGGAAATGATTTTGGCATTTGAAGATATGATGCGAAAAAAAATTGTAATGCCTGCGCACATGATGAGACAATCAGGACAAAAAGCGGGTGAGCTTTGGGGTCATTTTTCAGACGCAGCACAGAGATGTATGGTGTATACAGGCCAGGATTACATCAACATCATGAAAGAATTGTTAGACGAATGGAAAATTGAACATATCACAGGCCTTACTGAAACAGCTGAAAAAGCCCAGGAATATTTGATGAAACTTCCATCACGACTCCAAAAAATCACCGACAGAGTTTCAACGCCAGATTTGCAGTTTCAGTTCAGCTGGGTAAAGAAATAA
- a CDS encoding BT0820 family HAD-type phosphatase, protein MVSNKKIAVDFDGTIVDDAYPGIGKTKIFAFETLKKLQSQGYRLILWTYRHGKTLDEAVEFCRKNGIEFYAINSSFEGEVFDSETQSRKLDADWFIDDRNLGGFPGWGEIYNIINERIEFRVEGKEVLAYSKLKKEKKKGLFW, encoded by the coding sequence ATGGTAAGTAATAAAAAAATTGCTGTAGATTTCGACGGAACAATCGTTGATGATGCATATCCCGGCATTGGAAAAACTAAAATTTTCGCATTTGAAACCTTGAAAAAATTGCAGTCTCAAGGTTACAGATTAATTCTCTGGACGTACAGACACGGCAAAACCCTTGATGAAGCAGTAGAATTCTGTAGAAAAAACGGAATCGAATTTTACGCTATCAATTCAAGTTTTGAAGGAGAAGTTTTTGACTCCGAAACACAATCAAGGAAATTAGATGCAGATTGGTTTATTGATGACCGAAATCTTGGTGGTTTTCCGGGTTGGGGTGAAATTTATAATATTATTAACGAAAGAATAGAGTTCCGTGTAGAAGGGAAAGAAGTTTTAGCCTATTCAAAATTAAAGAAAGAAAAGAAAAAAGGGCTTTTCTGGTAA
- a CDS encoding cytochrome-c peroxidase: MKNFAKSYPLLLLVLFIGIASVSFNSPDKGSATEKTFITEGLLNFKTHLEKLKSDVYLFDEDKINAEQLQKSLRDTRNSYKEIEFYIAYHYPEFSKTHLNAAPLFRIEAAGTAAYTLPPEGLQVLDELIFSDNIAEQKKKIIEITDYLYNNYNNFYLSSVKNGLSKGNNKTLPLRIELIRIYTLGLTGFDTPGSLNISQEAAFALTGMKKYIQEDLYFKNYSTQKAVQLLSESISYLSKNKDFETFDRIEFYKKCLQPLYEELGNWDGNTEDLKEFSGWNVANKNFFSSDFLDPYFYTILKSSEDSDDLKALGKEIFYDQNLSDNGKMSCASCHLPENAFTDLKTKSLSNAEGKTVLRNSPSLYNAVFAKRFFYDMRAFYLEQQAEHVIYNDQEFNTSYESIIKKLKIKSEYKKAFRKAFKNGNIDKQNFSKALSSYVASLYSFDSDFDKFMRNEKDISQDAKKGFNLFMGKANCATCHFAPHFSGLVPPFFNENESEVLGVTKKPIKTLPVEIDSDQGRIKSNVKKEDSWIYENSFKTMTVRNIALTKPYFHNGAFNTLEEVLDFYNEGGAEGLGLKINNQTLPADKLNLTENEIKQIIAFLNSLTDISKTKVK, translated from the coding sequence ATGAAAAATTTTGCGAAATCTTATCCATTACTTTTACTTGTTTTATTTATAGGCATCGCTTCAGTGTCATTCAATTCGCCAGATAAGGGTTCAGCGACGGAAAAAACCTTTATTACTGAAGGTTTGCTAAATTTTAAAACGCATCTTGAAAAATTAAAATCAGATGTTTATCTTTTTGATGAAGATAAAATAAATGCAGAACAACTTCAGAAATCTTTAAGAGATACCAGAAATTCATATAAAGAAATAGAATTTTACATTGCCTATCACTATCCCGAGTTTTCTAAAACACATCTCAATGCTGCACCATTATTCAGGATCGAAGCTGCCGGAACTGCTGCTTACACACTTCCGCCGGAAGGTTTACAGGTTTTGGATGAATTGATTTTTTCTGATAATATTGCTGAACAAAAAAAGAAAATCATTGAGATCACAGATTATCTGTACAACAATTACAACAATTTTTATTTGAGTTCAGTAAAAAACGGCTTGAGTAAAGGAAATAATAAAACGCTTCCTCTAAGAATCGAGTTGATCAGGATCTATACATTAGGATTGACGGGTTTTGATACGCCCGGATCTTTAAATATCTCTCAAGAAGCTGCCTTTGCTTTGACAGGAATGAAAAAATATATTCAGGAAGATTTATATTTTAAAAATTACAGTACACAAAAAGCAGTTCAATTATTATCTGAAAGTATTTCTTATCTCTCAAAAAACAAGGATTTTGAAACTTTTGACAGAATTGAATTTTATAAAAAATGCCTTCAGCCACTATACGAAGAGTTAGGAAATTGGGATGGGAATACAGAGGATCTGAAAGAATTTTCAGGCTGGAATGTTGCCAACAAAAACTTTTTCAGCAGTGATTTTCTGGATCCCTATTTTTATACAATTTTAAAAAGTTCCGAAGATAGTGACGATCTGAAAGCTTTGGGAAAAGAAATTTTCTATGACCAAAATCTCAGCGACAATGGGAAAATGAGCTGTGCATCTTGCCATCTCCCGGAAAATGCTTTTACCGATCTTAAAACTAAATCTTTAAGCAATGCAGAAGGAAAAACCGTTTTAAGAAATTCTCCTTCATTATATAATGCAGTTTTTGCTAAGAGATTTTTCTACGATATGCGTGCTTTTTATCTGGAACAGCAGGCAGAGCATGTGATCTACAACGATCAGGAATTTAATACAAGCTATGAAAGTATTATTAAAAAACTGAAAATAAAGTCTGAATATAAAAAAGCATTCCGCAAAGCCTTTAAAAATGGGAATATTGATAAACAAAATTTTTCTAAAGCATTAAGTTCGTACGTAGCCTCATTATATTCTTTTGATAGTGATTTTGACAAGTTTATGAGAAACGAAAAAGATATTTCTCAGGATGCAAAAAAAGGATTTAATCTTTTCATGGGAAAAGCCAACTGTGCGACCTGTCATTTTGCTCCCCATTTTTCAGGATTGGTTCCGCCGTTTTTTAATGAAAATGAATCTGAAGTTTTGGGGGTTACTAAAAAACCGATCAAAACTCTTCCTGTAGAAATAGATTCTGATCAGGGAAGAATAAAAAGCAATGTAAAAAAGGAAGATTCATGGATATATGAGAATTCTTTTAAAACCATGACGGTTAGAAATATTGCTTTAACTAAACCTTACTTTCACAACGGAGCTTTCAACACTCTTGAAGAAGTTTTAGATTTTTATAATGAAGGCGGGGCAGAAGGTTTAGGATTGAAAATTAATAACCAGACGCTGCCTGCAGATAAGCTGAATCTTACAGAAAATGAAATCAAACAGATCATTGCGTTCTTAAACTCCTTAACCGATATCAGTAAAACGAAAGTCAAGTAG
- a CDS encoding class I SAM-dependent methyltransferase: protein MKKITKLLLNKIPRPVLIKMSIWARPLIYQFFKGDEFYDPIDGRSYRKFLPYGYGKQRENALSPGTLSLERHRQMWLYLQNETDFFIKNYKVLHIAPEQEFLRKFKKMKNLDYISADLYSPIVDVKADILDLPFATESFDIIFCNHVLEHIEDDAKAMGELYRVLKPGGWGIIQVPMKNSLEKTYEDFTIKDPKERQKHFGQYDHVRWYGMDYFDRLRNAGFDAEPNFYSKQFTEAEIFKYGLNHNEILPVVYKK from the coding sequence ATGAAAAAGATAACCAAACTTTTATTAAATAAAATTCCACGTCCGGTGCTGATCAAAATGAGCATTTGGGCACGGCCGCTTATTTATCAGTTTTTCAAAGGTGATGAATTTTACGACCCTATCGACGGGAGATCCTATCGCAAATTTTTGCCTTACGGATACGGAAAGCAAAGAGAAAATGCTCTTTCTCCCGGAACGTTAAGCTTAGAAAGACACCGCCAAATGTGGCTCTATCTGCAGAATGAGACTGATTTTTTTATTAAAAATTATAAGGTTCTTCATATCGCACCCGAACAGGAATTTTTAAGGAAATTCAAAAAAATGAAAAATCTTGATTATATTTCTGCCGACCTTTATTCGCCTATCGTTGATGTAAAAGCAGACATTCTCGATTTACCTTTCGCGACAGAAAGTTTTGATATAATTTTCTGCAATCATGTTTTAGAGCATATTGAAGATGACGCTAAAGCAATGGGTGAATTGTATCGTGTTCTGAAACCTGGAGGATGGGGTATTATTCAGGTGCCTATGAAAAATTCTTTAGAGAAAACCTATGAAGATTTTACGATTAAAGATCCGAAAGAACGCCAAAAACATTTCGGCCAGTATGATCACGTTCGCTGGTACGGAATGGATTATTTTGACAGGTTAAGAAATGCCGGTTTTGATGCGGAACCCAACTTTTATTCGAAGCAATTCACTGAAGCGGAAATTTTTAAATACGGACTCAATCACAACGAAATTTTACCTGTTGTATATAAAAAGTAA
- a CDS encoding DMT family transporter gives MNWIILIIAGLFEVGFASCLGKVKDTSGNEMYWWFGGFLACLTISMLLLIKATETLPIGTAYAVWTGIGAVGTVLMGIFVFKDPISFWRIFFICTLIGSVIGLKAVSY, from the coding sequence ATGAACTGGATTATTTTAATCATTGCGGGACTATTTGAAGTTGGCTTTGCCTCTTGTTTAGGAAAAGTAAAAGATACCTCGGGAAACGAAATGTATTGGTGGTTTGGTGGTTTCCTTGCCTGTCTTACAATAAGCATGCTCCTGCTGATCAAAGCTACAGAAACGCTTCCCATTGGGACGGCTTATGCAGTCTGGACCGGAATTGGTGCAGTAGGAACCGTTCTGATGGGTATCTTTGTTTTTAAAGATCCGATAAGCTTTTGGAGAATATTTTTTATTTGTACGCTAATCGGCTCCGTGATTGGTTTGAAAGCGGTTTCTTATTAA
- the gpmI gene encoding 2,3-bisphosphoglycerate-independent phosphoglycerate mutase yields MSKKAILAILDGWGLGQNPEVSALDQAKTPFIDSCFQRFPNTTLEASGLAVGLPLGQMGNSEVGHMNLGAGRVVYQNLVKLNMAVESGTLGHDEVIQEAFAYAKTEKKNVHFIGLVSNGGVHSHINHLKGLLTAASEYGLHENVYVHAFTDGRDCDPHSGLNFIDELQDHMSTTTGALATVTGRYYAMDRDKRWERVKLAYDAMVSGIGQRTTDAVSVIQSSYNDGVTDEFIKPIILVKETQIGNVVPVGKIVDNDVVICFNFRTDRGREITEVLCQHDMPEYFMRKLNLHYVTLTNYDKSYKNVHVVFDEAVLKETMGEILERNGRSQIRIAETEKYPHVTFFFSGGREKPFEGERRLLCPSPKDVPTYDLKPEMSAYEITSAILPELQNETADFICLNFANTDMVGHTGVFEAAVRAAETVDKCIEQVATVAYEHGYAVFILADHGNSDVMINADGSPNTQHSTNLVPLIVMDKDHQWNLKPGKLGDMAPTILSVMGIEIPEMMTGDILVS; encoded by the coding sequence ATGTCAAAAAAAGCAATACTGGCAATACTTGACGGATGGGGTTTGGGTCAAAATCCTGAAGTTTCCGCACTTGATCAGGCAAAAACACCATTTATAGACAGCTGTTTTCAGAGGTTTCCGAATACTACTTTAGAAGCAAGTGGTCTTGCGGTAGGTCTTCCATTGGGACAGATGGGAAATTCTGAAGTGGGTCATATGAATTTGGGAGCGGGAAGAGTTGTTTACCAAAATTTGGTAAAACTGAATATGGCGGTAGAAAGTGGCACTTTAGGCCATGATGAGGTTATTCAGGAAGCTTTTGCATACGCTAAAACTGAGAAAAAAAACGTACATTTTATCGGGCTGGTTTCCAACGGAGGTGTACATTCGCATATCAATCATTTAAAGGGATTGTTAACCGCTGCCAGCGAATACGGATTACACGAAAATGTGTATGTTCACGCATTTACAGACGGTAGAGACTGTGATCCGCATTCAGGGTTAAATTTTATTGATGAACTGCAGGATCATATGAGTACAACGACCGGAGCTTTGGCAACAGTTACCGGAAGATATTACGCAATGGACAGAGACAAACGCTGGGAACGTGTAAAATTGGCCTATGATGCCATGGTAAGTGGTATTGGGCAACGAACTACAGATGCTGTTTCAGTTATTCAGTCGTCCTATAATGATGGAGTTACAGATGAGTTCATTAAACCGATTATTCTGGTCAAAGAAACTCAGATTGGAAACGTAGTTCCTGTCGGGAAAATTGTTGATAATGACGTGGTCATCTGTTTCAATTTCCGTACAGACCGAGGCAGAGAAATCACTGAGGTTTTATGTCAGCATGATATGCCGGAGTATTTTATGCGAAAATTAAATCTTCACTATGTTACCTTGACAAATTATGACAAGTCATACAAAAATGTGCATGTTGTTTTTGACGAAGCAGTTTTAAAGGAGACAATGGGTGAGATTCTGGAAAGAAATGGCAGATCTCAAATCAGGATTGCAGAAACAGAAAAGTATCCGCACGTAACGTTTTTCTTTTCCGGCGGTCGTGAGAAACCTTTCGAGGGCGAAAGACGATTGCTGTGTCCAAGCCCGAAAGATGTTCCGACCTATGATTTAAAACCGGAAATGTCTGCATACGAAATTACAAGTGCAATTCTCCCTGAATTACAGAATGAAACGGCAGATTTCATCTGTTTAAATTTTGCAAACACCGATATGGTGGGTCATACAGGAGTTTTTGAAGCGGCTGTTAGAGCTGCTGAAACGGTAGATAAATGTATCGAGCAGGTAGCTACAGTTGCTTATGAACACGGCTACGCTGTTTTTATCCTTGCCGATCATGGTAATTCTGATGTAATGATCAATGCAGACGGATCGCCAAATACGCAGCATTCAACCAATTTGGTACCTTTAATTGTAATGGATAAAGATCACCAATGGAATTTAAAACCAGGAAAACTAGGTGATATGGCACCAACCATTTTATCAGTAATGGGAATAGAGATTCCCGAAATGATGACCGGAGATATCTTAGTAAGCTAA
- a CDS encoding alkaline phosphatase PhoX, translating into MKRKLLTVAALALITSQAFQAQTIIFGQGSSWRYNDNDVALVSTWKNANYDTSAWPSGNGPLGYGDPVTTSFVAGVDTAYLTKDFTVNLADLTNTMEFGVRRDDGIIVYLNGEEVIRDNMPAGTVNHGDFSTTIIDGAAETAINIFSIPKNKFVQGVNRISIELHNRSATSSDLTIDAYLKNTTVINPTTCTGTHISCFTSIVPTSQTAKLIIPTEHAFQMILKEGDAYTEGGGFVGGQNDFTGYVPKSASSTNGYLSVNHETNPGGVTMAEINYNATTKLWALTKSRGVSFSATSLVQTIRNCSGGVTPWGTIVTAEEQVALGDSNADGFKDYGWLVEIDPATAQVLSHNPGGTKDKLWQMGIMNHENVVVNNAGTIAYYGEDGGTNLVYKYVMDTPNNLTSGNLYVLHLDQPLSNGNPTGTTGTWVQVPNKLQADQNNTQALALSLGGTAFNGVEDVEISPLDGKVYFTAKGLNKIYRLQDNGTTASQVEVFAGGLTTQYSFNTAQGTKTETWGDGNDNLTFDELGNLWVLQDGGKNYIWVIAPDHTEANPKVRLFASMPAGSEPTGLTFTPDHKFGFFSVQHPDASIDTDIDATGNVINYKGKSATMVIALKQFLGTNTTLGTTEAIAQTEVTVSPNPTSGLVKINSPKALKNLEVTAYSMDGKIVYTKKFTGNNSVLELDFTAQLQVSRVLMLNIEAEGFQKTVKILKK; encoded by the coding sequence GTGAAAAGAAAACTACTTACAGTTGCAGCGCTTGCTCTTATTACAAGCCAGGCATTTCAGGCCCAGACTATAATTTTTGGTCAGGGATCATCTTGGAGATATAATGACAATGACGTAGCGCTTGTCAGCACATGGAAAAATGCCAATTATGATACATCGGCATGGCCATCAGGAAACGGACCGTTAGGATATGGCGATCCGGTAACTACATCTTTTGTTGCTGGTGTAGATACTGCTTACCTTACAAAAGATTTTACCGTAAACTTAGCTGATCTTACCAATACCATGGAATTTGGTGTAAGAAGAGATGACGGTATTATCGTATATCTGAATGGGGAAGAAGTGATAAGAGACAACATGCCTGCAGGTACAGTTAATCACGGTGATTTCTCAACAACTATAATAGATGGAGCAGCAGAAACAGCGATCAATATTTTCTCTATTCCTAAGAACAAATTTGTACAGGGAGTTAACAGAATTTCTATCGAATTACACAATAGAAGTGCAACGAGCTCAGATTTAACGATTGATGCCTATCTTAAAAACACTACTGTAATTAATCCAACTACTTGTACAGGAACTCACATCAGCTGTTTTACTTCTATCGTTCCTACCTCACAGACTGCAAAATTAATTATTCCTACTGAGCACGCATTTCAGATGATCCTAAAAGAAGGTGATGCATATACAGAAGGTGGTGGTTTTGTTGGCGGGCAAAATGATTTTACAGGGTATGTACCAAAAAGCGCAAGCAGCACAAATGGTTATCTGTCTGTAAATCATGAAACCAATCCTGGTGGAGTGACCATGGCAGAAATCAATTATAACGCTACTACTAAACTTTGGGCATTAACGAAATCAAGAGGAGTTAGTTTTTCTGCAACGAGTTTGGTTCAGACCATCAGAAACTGTTCCGGCGGCGTTACACCTTGGGGAACAATTGTTACAGCAGAAGAGCAAGTTGCTCTTGGTGATAGCAATGCAGATGGTTTCAAAGATTATGGCTGGTTGGTAGAAATTGATCCTGCAACGGCTCAGGTACTTTCTCACAATCCTGGCGGAACAAAAGATAAGCTTTGGCAGATGGGTATTATGAACCACGAAAATGTGGTAGTAAATAATGCCGGAACAATCGCTTACTATGGTGAAGATGGCGGTACCAATCTGGTATACAAATATGTAATGGATACCCCAAATAATCTTACATCGGGGAATTTATATGTATTGCATTTAGACCAGCCTTTATCTAACGGAAATCCTACCGGTACTACCGGAACATGGGTACAGGTTCCTAATAAATTACAGGCAGACCAAAATAACACGCAGGCTCTTGCATTGTCTTTAGGCGGAACGGCGTTCAACGGTGTTGAAGATGTAGAAATCAGTCCACTTGACGGGAAAGTATACTTTACTGCAAAAGGGTTAAACAAAATATACAGACTGCAGGATAACGGAACAACAGCTTCTCAGGTAGAAGTTTTCGCAGGGGGCCTGACAACTCAATATTCTTTCAATACAGCACAAGGAACTAAAACAGAAACATGGGGCGATGGTAATGATAACCTTACATTTGACGAATTAGGAAATCTTTGGGTACTTCAGGATGGCGGTAAAAACTACATCTGGGTTATTGCTCCGGATCATACAGAAGCAAATCCTAAAGTAAGATTGTTTGCATCAATGCCTGCTGGTTCTGAGCCTACCGGTCTTACGTTTACGCCAGATCACAAATTCGGATTTTTCTCAGTCCAGCATCCTGATGCGTCGATAGATACCGACATTGATGCTACTGGTAATGTAATCAATTACAAAGGCAAATCTGCAACCATGGTGATTGCTTTAAAGCAATTTTTAGGAACAAATACCACCTTAGGAACTACCGAAGCTATTGCACAAACAGAAGTTACAGTTTCTCCTAACCCAACTTCAGGACTGGTAAAAATCAATTCTCCAAAAGCATTGAAAAACCTGGAAGTGACTGCGTACAGCATGGATGGTAAAATTGTTTATACCAAGAAATTTACAGGAAATAATTCTGTTTTAGAATTAGATTTCACCGCTCAACTTCAAGTTTCAAGAGTTTTGATGCTGAATATTGAAGCTGAAGGATTCCAAAAAACCGTGAAAATTCTCAAAAAGTAA
- a CDS encoding leucine-rich repeat domain-containing protein, which produces MKKLIFILAFLALTHTKAQIDPLKYPTYTDIDEALKSGKTIYSISFREKGMFNIPPDIVKMDSLFFLNIMGNKLEKMDKEIFSLKELEYLNINSNGIKCIPDEIGELEKLTTFSIGLNSLTKINSNLAKLQKLKIVHFEANNLNVFPEALLEIPALEEINLQNNQISFISKDLDKIKNLKFLNLSANQINDLADVQFPGEIKYLELQQNSIVQLPEFLFKSKNLEFLNASDNNLKEISPKIKGLKSIVSLNLANNRLKNLPIEFEKLKNLKTLILTGNPMEKSTIQKLKALMPQTQIYF; this is translated from the coding sequence ATGAAAAAATTAATCTTTATTCTTGCATTTTTGGCTCTTACTCACACAAAAGCCCAGATTGATCCTCTGAAATATCCTACATATACCGATATAGATGAGGCGCTGAAAAGTGGTAAAACAATATACAGCATAAGTTTCAGAGAAAAGGGAATGTTCAATATTCCGCCTGATATTGTAAAAATGGATTCTCTTTTTTTCCTGAATATAATGGGAAATAAATTAGAAAAAATGGATAAAGAAATTTTCAGTTTAAAAGAACTCGAATATTTAAATATCAATTCAAACGGTATAAAATGTATTCCGGATGAGATTGGCGAGTTGGAAAAGCTGACTACTTTTTCGATAGGTCTCAACAGTTTGACAAAAATAAATTCTAACTTAGCAAAGCTTCAGAAGCTAAAAATTGTTCATTTTGAAGCCAATAATCTCAATGTTTTTCCTGAAGCTTTATTAGAAATTCCTGCTTTGGAAGAAATCAATCTTCAGAACAACCAGATCAGTTTTATATCAAAAGATCTCGACAAAATTAAAAATCTAAAGTTTTTAAACCTTTCTGCCAATCAGATTAATGACTTAGCCGATGTACAGTTTCCTGGAGAGATAAAATACCTTGAACTTCAGCAAAACTCAATTGTACAGCTTCCCGAATTTCTTTTTAAATCTAAAAATCTTGAATTTCTGAATGCAAGTGATAATAATCTTAAAGAAATTTCGCCTAAAATAAAAGGATTAAAAAGTATTGTAAGCCTGAATTTGGCTAATAACCGTTTGAAGAATCTTCCAATAGAATTTGAAAAGCTTAAAAATCTTAAAACATTAATTTTAACTGGAAATCCGATGGAAAAATCCACCATTCAAAAGTTGAAAGCATTAATGCCTCAGACGCAGATTTATTTTTAA